The following proteins come from a genomic window of Vicinamibacteria bacterium:
- a CDS encoding SUF system NifU family Fe-S cluster assembly protein — protein MSVDPALRELYQEVILDHSKNPRNFHEITEATHSAKGENPLCGDRLSLYLVVDEGVIRDVGFRGAGCAISTASASMMSEILKEKTEEEAQTIFSAFHDLVTGKTEDETLGKLAVFAGVRDYPVRVKCATLAWHTMRAALSRKEEAVSTE, from the coding sequence GTGAGCGTCGATCCCGCTCTGCGCGAGCTCTATCAGGAAGTGATTCTCGACCACAGCAAGAACCCGAGAAACTTCCACGAGATCACCGAGGCCACCCACAGCGCGAAGGGCGAAAACCCGCTTTGCGGCGACCGACTCAGCTTGTACCTCGTCGTCGACGAGGGCGTCATCCGCGACGTGGGCTTTAGAGGCGCCGGCTGCGCCATCTCGACGGCTTCCGCCTCCATGATGTCCGAGATACTCAAGGAAAAGACCGAAGAGGAGGCGCAGACGATTTTCTCGGCCTTTCACGATCTCGTCACCGGGAAGACAGAGGACGAAACTCTGGGAAAGCTTGCCGTTTTCGCCGGCGTGCGCGATTATCCGGTTCGGGTGAAATGCGCGACTCTCGCCTGGCACACGATGCGTGCAGCGCTTTCGCGCAAAGAAGAGGCGGTCTCTACGGAGTAG
- a CDS encoding SUF system Fe-S cluster assembly protein: MQEANESKDPSLQERIVEVLKTCYDPEIPVDIYELGLIYDVQVNDEGDVSIDMTLTSPACPAAGSLPPEVETKVGTLEGVKSVKVSVVWEPIWTPEKMTEAAKLQLGMF; the protein is encoded by the coding sequence ATGCAAGAAGCGAACGAGTCGAAAGACCCGAGTCTCCAGGAGCGAATCGTCGAAGTGCTCAAGACCTGCTACGACCCCGAGATCCCGGTCGATATCTACGAGCTTGGCCTGATCTACGACGTGCAGGTGAACGACGAAGGTGACGTGTCCATCGACATGACCCTGACCTCACCGGCCTGCCCCGCAGCGGGATCCTTGCCTCCCGAGGTGGAGACCAAAGTCGGCACCCTCGAGGGAGTCAAATCGGTCAAGGTAAGCGTCGTCTGGGAGCCGATCTGGACGCCGGAGAAGATGACCGAAGCCGCAAAGCTCCAGTTGGGGATGTTCTGA